The Candidatus Methanoperedens sp. region TGCACTATATAAAATTTCTGATGCCAGGTACAATACTCGCTATGATTGTAAATAAGCTGAGGAAATAAGTAACAGACCACCGTTTTGGAAAAACGGTTCCCAAACTCCCTTACATTTTTTCAAACATGTCTTTACCCACGCCGCACTGAGGACAGACCCAGTCATCAGGCAGGTCTTCAAAAGGGGTTCCAGGTTTGATTTTTGGATTATCTCCAACCTCAGGGTCGTAGATATAACTGCAGACCGTGCATCGATATTTTTGCATACACTCACACCTCTTTATCCAGTCTATTCCTTTTACTATTTATAATCCAAGTACTACAGTCATCATGGCGCTAATATGAAACTTGGCATAGCGAAAGGTTTATCTAAAATTAGTTTTAATGCTCTTATGAGATGGGGACATAGAACATAACCCAATCTCAATACAGAAAGGTGGGAAAAATATGCCAAAAGTAGTAGTTGTGTATCTCAGTACGTCAGGTAACACTAAAGCGATGGCAGAGGCTATCGTAGAAGGTGTTCAATCAAGAAATGTTGAGGCAACAGCCATGAATTTCCAGGAGGCAAGAATAGA contains the following coding sequences:
- a CDS encoding rubredoxin is translated as MQKYRCTVCSYIYDPEVGDNPKIKPGTPFEDLPDDWVCPQCGVGKDMFEKM